The following proteins are co-located in the Nonlabens ponticola genome:
- a CDS encoding alpha-amylase family glycosyl hydrolase, producing the protein MKKCIWSLFVLAMLVACKEEKPVTEETPEQQKELAATQEDLHADMENAIIYEANIRQYSPEGTFAEFTKDIPQLKELGVEVIWLMPIFPISEKNRKAEGNLLVEDIKDPEERKKYLGSYYAVADYEKINPDLGTDEDLQQLIDTAHENGMYVILDWVANHTGWDNWWINEHPEYYTKNDAGEVIHPAGTDWTDTADLNYENQELRTAMSNAMKYWVSKFNIDGYRCDVANMVPTDFWNKNNAELREMKPVFMLAESNQADLFEEAFDMGYNWGLHHIMNDLAQGETDVNELDEYMMAMDTTYQKDDYFMNFVTNHDENSWNGSVKERMGNASEAMLAMSYAVPGMPLIYSGQEYGMDKRLKFFEKDSIPKQKGKVWESMKKLTELKSNNPALHGGRNAADYQRLETNDDDNIYAFQRSKDGNKIMYVANLSEEPVSVGLMSVSGEFVNVMTDQPVTLKENQKVTLAPFEFLLLQPK; encoded by the coding sequence ATGAAAAAATGTATTTGGTCTTTATTTGTGCTAGCGATGCTGGTGGCATGTAAAGAAGAAAAACCAGTAACAGAAGAAACACCAGAGCAACAAAAGGAACTGGCCGCAACTCAAGAAGATTTGCATGCTGATATGGAAAATGCCATTATCTATGAGGCAAATATACGTCAGTACTCACCAGAAGGTACTTTTGCAGAATTCACAAAGGACATTCCGCAACTTAAGGAGCTGGGTGTTGAGGTGATCTGGTTGATGCCAATTTTTCCAATATCAGAAAAGAATAGAAAGGCAGAAGGAAACTTGTTGGTAGAAGATATCAAAGATCCAGAAGAGCGTAAAAAATACTTAGGTAGTTATTATGCCGTGGCTGATTATGAAAAGATCAATCCGGATCTAGGAACTGATGAGGATTTGCAACAGCTTATTGATACTGCTCATGAGAATGGTATGTATGTGATCCTGGATTGGGTGGCAAACCATACTGGTTGGGATAACTGGTGGATCAATGAACATCCAGAATACTATACCAAAAATGATGCTGGCGAGGTGATACATCCAGCAGGCACTGATTGGACGGATACGGCTGATTTGAATTATGAGAACCAAGAATTGAGAACAGCCATGAGCAACGCCATGAAATATTGGGTATCTAAATTTAATATTGACGGCTACCGCTGTGATGTGGCAAACATGGTTCCTACCGACTTTTGGAATAAAAATAATGCCGAGCTGAGAGAAATGAAACCAGTCTTCATGCTAGCAGAAAGCAACCAAGCTGATCTATTTGAAGAAGCATTTGATATGGGCTATAATTGGGGCTTGCATCACATCATGAACGATTTAGCTCAAGGTGAGACTGATGTTAATGAATTAGATGAATACATGATGGCTATGGATACTACATACCAGAAAGATGACTACTTCATGAATTTCGTCACCAACCACGATGAGAACTCGTGGAATGGTAGCGTCAAAGAGCGCATGGGTAATGCCAGCGAGGCAATGCTAGCTATGTCTTATGCTGTTCCAGGAATGCCTTTGATCTATTCAGGTCAGGAATATGGTATGGACAAGCGCTTGAAGTTTTTTGAAAAAGACTCTATTCCTAAGCAAAAGGGAAAGGTTTGGGAAAGTATGAAAAAACTAACTGAATTAAAGTCGAATAATCCAGCCTTACACGGTGGTAGAAATGCTGCAGATTATCAGCGACTAGAAACCAACGATGATGATAATATCTATGCCTTCCAGCGATCTAAAGATGGTAATAAAATCATGTATGTCGCTAACCTTTCAGAAGAGCCTGTCTCTGTTGGACTAATGTCTGTGTCAGGAGAGTTTGTCAATGTGATGACCGATCAGCCGGTAACGTTGAAAGAAAATCAAAAGGTCACTCTGGCACCATTTGAGTTCCTGTTGCTACAACCTAAATAA
- a CDS encoding arsenosugar biosynthesis-associated peroxidase-like protein: MQKTYYDPKDLKKFGKITEWSEELGTKFFDYYGKVFEEGALTAREKSLIALAVSHTVHCPYCIDAYTSDGLKRGITKEEMMEAVHVAGAIQGGATLVHGVQMMNKVNKLEM, from the coding sequence ATGCAAAAGACTTATTACGATCCCAAAGACCTTAAGAAATTTGGCAAAATCACAGAATGGAGCGAAGAATTAGGAACAAAGTTCTTTGACTACTATGGTAAAGTATTTGAAGAAGGTGCGCTCACAGCCCGTGAGAAATCATTGATCGCATTAGCAGTGTCACACACGGTTCACTGTCCGTACTGTATCGATGCCTACACTAGTGATGGATTAAAAAGAGGTATCACCAAGGAAGAAATGATGGAAGCCGTGCACGTCGCAGGAGCCATACAAGGTGGTGCCACACTAGTTCATGGCGTTCAAATGATGAACAAAGTCAATAAGCTTGAGATGTGA
- the arsS gene encoding arsenosugar biosynthesis radical SAM (seleno)protein ArsS (Some members of this family are selenoproteins.), with the protein MSVAVNTKKSLKKRDSDLANINKQMEILNGEPFSDGELPSFAMKIKETNQFPLRPKKLEILQVNVGYMCNQVCAHCHVDAGPDRKEIMTRDTMQQILDVIKTTEAHTLDLTGGAPEMNPDFRWFVEEAAKAGIQDFIVRSNLTIIRANPKYYDLPDFFKKHNIHVVSSMPHWTKGKTDKQRGDGVFDKSIKALQELNDRGYGMPDSDLRLDLVYNPSGAYLPGDQASMEKEMKAALLEDFGIQFHNLFAITNLPIARFLDYLVASENYEDYMYALVEAYNPAAVANVMCTNTISISWDGWLYDCDFNQMLDLKVDNKIQHISDYNEDLLNDRKIQISQHCYGCTAGAGSSCQGVVAE; encoded by the coding sequence ATGAGTGTTGCTGTGAATACCAAGAAGAGTCTCAAAAAAAGAGATTCTGACCTAGCTAATATTAACAAACAAATGGAGATCCTTAACGGTGAACCATTTTCAGATGGCGAGTTGCCGTCTTTTGCCATGAAGATCAAGGAGACTAATCAGTTTCCGCTCAGGCCTAAAAAACTCGAGATACTGCAGGTCAATGTAGGTTATATGTGTAATCAGGTTTGCGCGCACTGTCATGTGGATGCTGGACCTGACCGCAAAGAGATCATGACGCGCGACACCATGCAGCAAATTCTGGACGTGATCAAAACTACCGAGGCACACACGCTTGACCTGACAGGTGGCGCACCAGAGATGAATCCTGATTTCCGATGGTTTGTAGAAGAAGCTGCCAAAGCTGGTATCCAAGACTTCATCGTGCGATCCAACTTGACGATCATACGCGCCAATCCTAAATATTACGATCTGCCTGATTTTTTCAAGAAGCACAATATCCACGTGGTATCATCCATGCCACACTGGACTAAGGGTAAGACTGACAAACAACGCGGCGATGGTGTTTTTGACAAGTCCATCAAGGCACTTCAAGAATTGAACGATCGCGGTTACGGTATGCCTGACAGCGATCTACGTTTAGATCTAGTTTATAATCCTAGTGGTGCTTACCTGCCAGGCGATCAGGCCAGTATGGAAAAGGAAATGAAAGCTGCTTTGTTAGAAGATTTCGGCATCCAGTTTCACAATCTATTTGCTATCACCAATCTGCCTATTGCTAGATTTTTGGATTATCTAGTGGCTAGCGAAAACTATGAAGATTATATGTATGCGCTTGTAGAGGCCTACAATCCTGCTGCGGTTGCTAACGTGATGTGTACCAATACCATTTCCATTTCCTGGGATGGCTGGTTGTACGACTGCGACTTTAACCAGATGTTGGATTTAAAAGTTGATAACAAGATCCAGCACATCAGCGATTACAACGAGGATTTATTGAATGATCGTAAGATCCAGATATCTCAACACTGCTATGGTTGTACCGCTGGTGCAGGTAGTAGTTGTCAAGGTGTCGTTGCAGAGTAA
- a CDS encoding TIGR04282 family arsenosugar biosynthesis glycosyltransferase, with product MAELNGHVLKTVRKSGLDYFHITESDQHGDSFGARFSNAIQSVFEKGYEQVICVGNDTPQLTTLHIFTAVDSLATGHAVNGPSIDGGYYLMGIHAHEFDAGSFESLPWQTENLATAYRELQEDIGIISDNLEPLMDLDSASDLYQFVKGKDSRKCLINIIKHIFDENSQVYATQSDRIYQIVFSSPLNKGSPTALAA from the coding sequence ATGGCAGAATTGAATGGTCATGTCCTCAAGACTGTCCGAAAGAGCGGTCTGGACTATTTTCATATCACCGAAAGCGATCAACATGGAGACAGTTTTGGCGCTCGATTTTCAAATGCTATTCAGAGCGTTTTTGAAAAAGGGTATGAGCAAGTCATTTGTGTTGGTAACGATACGCCACAATTAACAACGCTACACATATTTACCGCAGTTGATTCTTTAGCTACAGGTCATGCAGTTAATGGTCCGTCGATCGATGGTGGTTATTATCTCATGGGAATTCATGCTCATGAATTCGACGCTGGTTCTTTTGAGAGCTTGCCATGGCAAACTGAAAATCTTGCTACCGCTTATCGAGAGCTTCAAGAAGATATAGGTATCATCTCTGACAATCTAGAACCGTTGATGGATCTCGATTCTGCAAGCGATTTGTATCAGTTTGTAAAAGGGAAAGATTCACGTAAATGTCTGATCAATATCATCAAGCATATTTTTGATGAGAATTCACAGGTGTATGCAACGCAATCAGATCGTATATATCAAATCGTTTTCTCAAGTCCTTTAAACAAAGGATCGCCTACTGCGCTAGCAGCATAG